A window of the Helianthus annuus cultivar XRQ/B chromosome 4, HanXRQr2.0-SUNRISE, whole genome shotgun sequence genome harbors these coding sequences:
- the LOC110938035 gene encoding pectinesterase inhibitor 3, producing MAACIFFIIFALTSYATALATPSLDLVQSSCQNATFPKVCVHTLSIYKGPVSTPRELAQAAIKVSISRAINASKYLSSLQKEADQREKGAVKDCASQIADSVDELRDTLSELKELRRATFRWQMSNALTWVSAALTNEDTCLDGFKEVEGRVRTDVKQKVTYVAKVTSNALYLINRLDHP from the coding sequence ATGGCTGCTTGCATCTTCTTCATTATTTTTGCTCTCACTTCCTATGCAACTGCACTGGCCACCCCTTCACTGGATCTCGTCCAATCATCGTGCCAGAATGCCACCTTCCCTAAGGTCTGCGTCCACACTCTCTCCATTTACAAAGGACCCGTAAGCACACCTCGTGAACTGGCACAGGCAGCGATCAAAGTCAGCATCTCTCGAGCCATCAATGCATCAAAGTATCTTTCCAGCCTACAAAAGGAAGCTGACCAGAGAGAGAAAGGGGCTGTGAAGGACTGTGCTAGCCAGATAGCAGACTCGGTGGATGAGCTGAGAGACACGCTGAGTGAACTCAAAGAGCTCAGAAGAGCCACATTCAGGTGGCAAATGAGCAATGCCTTGACATGGGTCAGTGCAGCATTGACCAACGAAGATACATGTCTCGATGGGTTCAAAGAGGTCGAAGGCAGGGTTCGAACCGATGTCAAACAGAAGGTCACATATGTCGCAAAAGTCACCAGTAATGCTCTCTATCTAATCAATCGTCTTGATCACCCCTGA